The following DNA comes from Gadus chalcogrammus isolate NIFS_2021 chromosome 12, NIFS_Gcha_1.0, whole genome shotgun sequence.
TATGCAAACAATTTTTTTAACCTGATTCTGATATCAACACGACTTAAACATAAATTAACAGACTTCTGCAATTCTAGACCTCCCTTGGCCAATCATCTGTTGCTTTCATGGCCATAAGACAACTTAAAGATATTCCAACAGAACTAATGAACTCATGTTCCATCTTTGTCTCTTCTAAGAAAACATTAGATACTCACACAGCAGACATGTGTAGGGAGGACAGAGATCAAATAAGTAACAAGCAGACTTCAATAAAAGgtattagttttttttttttaaatctataTGCAACTTGGTTAGCTAGTATGCATAAAGCAAGTGTAATGTAACAATCATAACATCTTCCATTTAAGTCACAGCAGGTAGATTTATTCTTAGTTGTCTGGTTGCAAAATGGACAACTGGACATTCTCCTTCTGAATTGTCTGTTAGAATTCTTTTTTACTTCAATGACGGCAAATCTTTAGGCTCTGAGCatccatacacactcacactaccACTAACATGACAGTTCTTATATTTTCACAATACAATGAAAGGGCCTGTTATTTGATGATGGGAGAACTACACCAAGCATTTGATTTTCTCCTTATCTCAAGGGGtcttaataatttatttattaatattatagatTATGTGCATAAAAATACAATTGGTTAACATGGGCAATAAACACAGTTCAATAATAAATTCTAAGTGGCACAATGCAGATTACATAACATGAATCTTGATGAGCTGATTACAATATGTAAAAAACAAAGCGGCAATATATGTTTAATAACAATACACAAATTAATGCAGTATCAAAAGCAACAACGTTCTTGTTTCAAAATAGAGTTGTGTGCTATAAAGAACAGTGTGTTTCAGTCTAGCAATAGAAATGATCATAAGGTtgtagaaaaaacaaaaaaaatcgagGTATTCATTTAATGTTGCGCAGGATGCGGCGTGCATGGTTGTTTTTCATTGAAGCCAGTGCAGCTTCCAGCACTGCGATTAGGTGAAGGAGTGTTGAGGGGTTGGTCTGTAAACAGCACCTCCTGTTCTCACTGGTTCCCATTGTCAGGTTTAACAGCATCGTTACCACGGGAACAACCTGATGGCGCATGGAGCGGCTCCCCAGCTGATACAAGtagtagatatcatggtgaattctTTTTTTCTAACAATTTATGCAAAGAATTTCCTGACCTTGAGGTTTTTGTGCTTTTACCTTTTATTTTGCAAGCATACAGATTGAGGCTGAGTTGCATTCATAGATGTTGTACCAACCTGTACATCCAGCCTCCATTCTAAGTTATGGTAAGAAGGCAGACTTGGCGCCAGCTGAGTGAGTGTGCTGCGGATCGTAGTCTGGTTCTCCACATAGAGCTGAAAACAGAGAATCGATTATGCTTTAGTGTTACATTGTTATATGGAATGAGAAAAACTGAAGAAAGCTAagatattgtttttatttgttcacATTCAAGCCACTTCCCCTTCAGGCGTTGATATTCAAGCCTGTTATTTAATCATTACAATCAAATATGAAACAAAAAGATGGATATTTTAGTATTTGTATGTAAGCCGCATGCATGCCACGAAAAAAAACGTCAATGTGCGAACCATCTGTCTACCCATCTTGACATCTGAGTTGATATACTCTTACTATTTGCAGCATTATCATTATTCAGCAGAAGTGACTTACAATGAATTCAGATATATCATTATTGAGCATATGGGGGTTAGGTTTTTTGGCTCAAGAATGCCTACGACAGCTAGGCTGTAGACATTCGGGATCTAATCCGCAACCTTTCGGCTGGCAGTCGATACCCTAGCTAGCCACTACACTATCCTAACCCCACATTATCTTGTCTTAATGTTGACATGACAACCGATGTCCGTGTCTGAGGTGGTATCTAACAGACATTCGAAAAGTATTGAACAATTtgaatgaacaaataaatattaCAATATAATAAACATTATAAATTGTGTCATCTAGCCTAACTATTTTAATTATGTGCACTTTTGCTTAGTTATAGACTTAATAGCTCTaataaaacgtttttatttatcATAGGATGTCTAATGGGATGGAAGAGATTGTGTACAATATTCGACATGCCATGACAGAAAGGAAACTCACCTGTAAAAGGATTTCGTTTAGCTCTGTACTGAAACCCAAAACCATCACAGAGTCCTTGAAATCAATATCTGTAATCTGTGAGTGcatgggtgcacacacacacacacacacacacacacacacacacacacacacacacacacacacacacacacacacacacacacacacacacacacacacacacgtttggttAGAATTACTTACATCCACAAAAGATTAAATAAGTACCAATGTTTGAGTTAGACGCACCATAAGTTTAGAACTTTCAGTCAACAGAAACATTAGGCCTTCTACTCCATGCTGCACGGTTGTGATAGGAAAACCAAGCTTTccttaaaaagaaaacactCATGGTTGTTAACAACTGTAATATAATGCAATATtaggttaaaaataaaatacatactaCTGTGATACTATTCAATGTGATCCATATTTGCTTTATTAATGTTTTCcatacacatttaaaaaatctaCAGCAGCAAGCAAGCTTGTTGGGGGATCAATATTTGGTGTTATGTGAAGAGGCAGCGGACATTTATAAAAGGAAAACAAGTGTTAAGAGTCTTAAGGTTGGAGGATGGTTAagcttgtcaaataaaacaaaataaaaggaaaCAGGCTTTCCAAATATCATCTTTACTGTTCTGAATGAAGGTTAAGTTAAGTCATGCGTTTTGGTGGCAATCTTGGCATTAATCAAGTCACAGTTGAATATAGTTCAGTAATATAGTTTGCACAACTGCCTTTTGCGTCTTGTGGGGTCTGACAAATGAAATTTGTCCAGAGTAGTGGTTAAAAATAAAAGCAACTTACTTGCTGCTCCGTCGTAGACTTTTGAGTTTATTCCTCTCTTCAAAAACTCCACTGCTATCCGCCCGAACTCAAACACCACTACGGAGACAAATCTGAGATGAATCGTGATGCAAAACCAATACGAAATATGCACGAAAACTGATTGAGGGCTGTATACCGCTGTATACAATGAACTATCTTGTCCCGTTGATTAAGTATACTTTTTGGGAAAAAGCCCAAAATAATGACATTACGATCGACCAGAGTATTTCCCTGAGGTGGGCGTTGGATAAAACGTTACCTGCAGGATCCACCTGAGGCAGGAAAGCCAGATGTTCTTTATATTCCTCTGACAAAACTAGTAACATTTTCACTATTTATTGATTAAATGTTCTCTCTATGTGACTCAAATAGTCTTTATCAAACAGCCTACCAGACGGCAAAGGGAAATTACTTTTCCTAAAGATGATCAGTCACATGACAGCCACTGTGCAGCGTTTTTATGATCGGATAAAAACACACTGCAGCGTTTTCGTTCCGCAATCAACTTCTTCTACTATTCCAACAATGAACAGAAAATACTTCACATGTATTAGCGTGAATAAATACAGAATTAATATTCAGAACTGTGCaactttttttgtatgttgtgcatatttttattattagtcaGTTATTGTCATTATTTTGTTATTGCAAGTAGATATGCGGGGTTGGGCATATAATATAACTTAATAATTAggtattttatttgaaatgaacCTGCATCTATATGTCGTTGTTAGGAACTTATGAATCACTGTATGTGGAAGTAAATCGACTAATAAAGgtggttgaaaaaaaataactgCGTCGCGTTTTCAGAAACGTCATACAGCATGCGACAGAGATCTGAGTTTTCCACGTTGTGAAAGCATATTTCTGTTGTCGTGTAAAAATGGGAAAAGAAGAAGAGTTTGCTACATTAGGCAAAGTAAATGTTCTCAAGATAAATCATGCGGATGACCCAGTGATCAACTTCGAAAAATGGAAGAAAAAGTACCACAAGACGAAAATGCGAGTAAAGAAGGAGAGAAATCAAAGAAAGAAACCGGAGTGGCAAGTGGAGAGGGAACAGATAGAGAAACTTGTCGGCAAGTATGACCAGATAAACGCAAAGGACGCTATTAAGTTTTCAGATTTCCCAATTTCAAAGAAAACTCTCAGAGGTTTACTTGCGGGGCAGTATCGGCAACCCACTGAAATACAGAGGCAGACCATAGGGTTTGCTTTACAAGGGAAAGATGTTCTTGGGGCCGCAAAGACCGGGTCTGGTAAGACTTTGGCCTTTTTAATACCTGTGTTGGAGTCTTTATACCGACATCAGTGGACTGCCATGGATGGGCTGGGTGCGCTAATCATCTCTCCAACCAGAGAGCTCGCCTACCAGACATTTGAGGTGCTACGCAAGATTGGTAAAAACCACGAGTTCTCCGCAGGACTCATAATTGGAGGCAAGGATCTTAAAACTGAATCTGAAAGAATCCATCGAACGAATATTGTCATCTGCACCCCTGGGCGGCTGCTGCAACACATGGACGAGACAGCAACCTTCCACGTCTCTGACCTACATGTTCTTGTTCTGGATGAAGCTGATCGTATCCTTGACATGGGCTTTGCAGACACTCTTAACGCAATAATCGAGAATCTTCCTAAAACACGTCAGACACTGCTGTTCTCAGCCACGCAAACCAAATCTGTCAAAGACCTGGCTCGTCTCAGCCTAAAAGACCCAGAGTATGTGTGGGTGCACGAGAAGGCCATGTTCAGCACTCCTGCCACCCTGGAGCAAAGCTTTGTGGTGTGTGAGCTCCACCAGAAGGTAAACATGTTATTTTCCTTCATCCGGAGCCACCTGCAAAAGAAAGTCATCGTTTTCTTTGCATGCTGCAAGGAGGTGCAATATTTGTTCCGCGCGTTCTGTCGATTGCGTCCAGGCATGCCGATCCTGGCCCTTCATGGCAAGCAGCAGCAGATGAAGAGAATGGAGGTCTACAAAGACTTTGTTGGGAAGAAAAGTGCTGTACTATTTGCTACGGATATTGCTGCCAGGGGGCTAGATTTCCCTTCTGTCAACTGGGTGCTACAGTTTGACTGTCCAGAGGATGCCGACACCTATATCCATCGAGTTGGCCGTACCGCCAGGTATAAAGAGGGAGGCGAAGCTCTGTTGGTGCTCCTGCCGTCAGAAGAAGAGGGCATGATCACTCAGCTCCAGGACAAGAAGGTTCCAATCAACAAGATTCAAGTAAGTTCAGATAAAGTTGAATGTTCAAGGAAGGTACTCGGGACACATTCATCTCATGCATTGATTAGCAGGTCTGACTGGTAAGATACATGGCAGGTTAGGTTATATTCAGGCCAATAATTGTGTTCTCATTGGTTTATGCAGGTGAATCCAGAAAAACTTCAAAATGTCCAGCTGAAGTTGGAGGCCTTCCTCGCCCAGGAGATGGATCAAAAGGAGCGGGCACAGAGGTGTTTTGTCTCCTACCTACGCTCTGTATACCTCATGAAGAACAAGAATGTCTTTGATGTATTCCAGCTGAAAATGCACGAGTTCGCTCTTTCACTCGGCCTTGCAGTGGCTCCGAGGGTGCGATTTTTAAATAAGGCCCAAGTACAAAAAAAGCAACTGAAGGGCCAGGCGGAACATGAGCAGCCTGAAGATGCCGAACTCACACAATTCAAGGCAAAACTGAGAGGAGAGGTTTCTGGTAAAGAAAGGAAGACATCAGAAacagaggaggatgagaaggatTCCAGCCCTGCAGTGTTTCTCGGTGCAGCCTGtaacgatgatgatgacgatgatctCCGGGAGGTAGACTTGCTGACAGTCAAGAGGAGAGATGTCTTCAGTTTGTCTGAAGACCAATTGGATGATGATGAATACCTTGACCTTCCCAAGGGTAAAAAAGTGACAACATTGTCGGAGGCTAAGAAGATCCTAAAGAGAAAGTTCCAAGTCAACACCAAGATCACTTTCTCTGAGGAAGGGGACACGGTGCAGCAGTGGCCGCTTGTCCAGAAGTCTGCAGTGCAGGCTGCAAAtgaagagctggaggaggagttcTCGGGTATCAATGTAGAAAAGGCTCGGGAGAGACTTCAGCGGGAGGACCAAGAGTTTGACAAGCAGGAATACAACCGCAAAAtcaaagagaaaaagagggagaaacGGCTAAAGGCTAAGGATGCCAGGAGAGAGGCCAGCAAACGCGCAACGGATAAGtctgacgaggaggaggaggaggaggaggaaacggTGGCGTATCTGGAACACAGGGGTGAGGAGTTTGACCCCAGTACACTGCCAGATCCAGATAAACCTCAGACAACCTGGGAGCTTAGCACCAACACATCTCTGATCGCTCGAGATATGAGTGGGGAAAGCAGCAGTGACGACAGCGACGTGTCCCCAGCAAGCAAAAGGAAGAGAACGCTGCATCACCAGCCTCTCGATACAGGGCTCTCCTTGGCTGAAGATGAGGAGCTGGTTCTGCGCTTACTTGGTAGCAGTTAATCTGATATTTTATGTTTGGAATTTGCAGTTATGTGCTCCCTCTTTCTCAATATATTGAATGATTATTTGGCATATGTGGAACAAGAAGCCGGCAAATAGTGTTTCTTGACTAAATAGTCTGCAATAGAATACTGTTTATAATTGTATAACCTCATTGATTTCATGCTTTAAAGAAATAATATGTATGCATCTTTTACTAAGGTGTTGACTAATAAAATGATTCGATAAAATACTTGTATTTGTACTTTTAATGTTTCTACTATAGCAAATACAGTTGAACAATATAACCATTAATATGTTAAAACTATTTATAATATTATGTTGTGCATTTCAACATGCCTTGCCACATGTAGTATTTTAAGCCTCACCGCAATGAGGACAGGGTTAGTGTGAAATTAGCGATGGATTTTTTTAGATGTTGACTGCCATACCATATCTAACATTTGACAATAACGGACTGAAACCTAGAAAATTAAACTAATTGCATCAACGTCCAACCAAGATCTAGTCGTAAATTGCCTCTAAAAACCTAAATACAAAGCCATTTCATATGTATTGTATAAGTTTAGTTGACTATGTGGAACAGGTGGCACAGAGGCAAGGAGTAGATGGACAAGAAGATGAGTTTGGTCAGAAAATGAACGGAGCAAAACGtcataataatactaatacatCAGTCATTTCGTAATCATAACATACAATATAGACTCATCAATTTTTGTTATTAGCatatgaaaatatttttttgttgactTAATTTACAATTTTTTCGGA
Coding sequences within:
- the commd2 gene encoding COMM domain-containing protein 2; translated protein: MLLVLSEEYKEHLAFLPQVDPAVVFEFGRIAVEFLKRGINSKVYDGAARKLGFPITTVQHGVEGLMFLLTESSKLMITDIDFKDSVMVLGFSTELNEILLQLYVENQTTIRSTLTQLAPSLPSYHNLEWRLDVQLGSRSMRHQVVPVVTMLLNLTMGTSENRRCCLQTNPSTLLHLIAVLEAALASMKNNHARRILRNIK
- the ddx10 gene encoding probable ATP-dependent RNA helicase DDX10; translation: MGKEEEFATLGKVNVLKINHADDPVINFEKWKKKYHKTKMRVKKERNQRKKPEWQVEREQIEKLVGKYDQINAKDAIKFSDFPISKKTLRGLLAGQYRQPTEIQRQTIGFALQGKDVLGAAKTGSGKTLAFLIPVLESLYRHQWTAMDGLGALIISPTRELAYQTFEVLRKIGKNHEFSAGLIIGGKDLKTESERIHRTNIVICTPGRLLQHMDETATFHVSDLHVLVLDEADRILDMGFADTLNAIIENLPKTRQTLLFSATQTKSVKDLARLSLKDPEYVWVHEKAMFSTPATLEQSFVVCELHQKVNMLFSFIRSHLQKKVIVFFACCKEVQYLFRAFCRLRPGMPILALHGKQQQMKRMEVYKDFVGKKSAVLFATDIAARGLDFPSVNWVLQFDCPEDADTYIHRVGRTARYKEGGEALLVLLPSEEEGMITQLQDKKVPINKIQVNPEKLQNVQLKLEAFLAQEMDQKERAQRCFVSYLRSVYLMKNKNVFDVFQLKMHEFALSLGLAVAPRVRFLNKAQVQKKQLKGQAEHEQPEDAELTQFKAKLRGEVSGKERKTSETEEDEKDSSPAVFLGAACNDDDDDDLREVDLLTVKRRDVFSLSEDQLDDDEYLDLPKGKKVTTLSEAKKILKRKFQVNTKITFSEEGDTVQQWPLVQKSAVQAANEELEEEFSGINVEKARERLQREDQEFDKQEYNRKIKEKKREKRLKAKDARREASKRATDKSDEEEEEEEETVAYLEHRGEEFDPSTLPDPDKPQTTWELSTNTSLIARDMSGESSSDDSDVSPASKRKRTLHHQPLDTGLSLAEDEELVLRLLGSS